GATCACTGCCCTCGTACCAGATTTGCGGTTCGAGCTACTGCTTCAGTGTCTACTCAGTTTTCCCCTCTTCTTAATCATCAGCGTCGTCGTTCACCTACTGTGAAATCGAAGCAGAGTCCTGCTGTATGCTTGTTTGGTGGGAAGGATAAACCCGATGGTAGTAGTGACGAGGTCAGATGCTTTTAACTCATGTTTTAACCAGAGAGTGTTTCCTTTTGTGTATGTttctctgttctgttttttgatgatgagttgtttttttaatttcgttcACAATGATTTGTTGTAATGGCTTCTGTTATCAGATATCACCATGGAAAGCAATAGAGAAAGCTATGGGGAAGAAATCGGTTGAAGATATGTTGCGGGAGCAGATACAGAAGAAAGATTTTTATGATACAGACAGTGGTGGCAACGTTCCTCCACGTGGAGGAGGTAGTAGTGGCGGTGGTGGAAATGGTGAGGAGCGTCCTGAAGGGTCAGGAGGAGAAGACGGTGGTCTTGCTGGGATTGCAGATGAAACCCTGCAAGTGGTTTTAGCGACCTTAGGCTTCACCTTTTTGGTAAATGACACACAAATCTCAGGAAACATTCCAACTTCATATGTATATCGTATCTTGCATTGACTGGATATTCTTGTTTTGCAGTACACCTACATTATCACTGGGGAGGAATTGGTCAAGCTTGCAAGGGATTACATTAAGTTTCTTATGGGAAAACCTAAGACTGTTCGATTGACCCGAGCCATGGATGGTTGGAATGAATTTTTGGAGAAGATGTCGACGCAAAAAGTGTATGATGAGTATTGGCTAGAAAAGGCGATCATCAACACGCCAACCTGGTATGACAGCCCCGACAAGTACAGACGTGTCCTCAGGGCTTATGTGGGCTCAAATTCTGATCGAGACTATGTGGATGCAAATCCTGATGAAGACTATGTGGATGCAAATCCTGATGAATAGTTGGTGGCACTTTTGCCATTGTTACACAACTATGTGAGGTGTCTTACTAGGTTAGGAACAGGAAGAGATTCGTAATAACAATTGAGGTTTTTCTCAGTTTTCAGCTTATGTTTGAAATTAAGAATCAGTTTATGGAActggtattattattatacatgaTCATCATGCTCGAGGGAAAAGCAAGTGCAAGCCAAAATCTGTGATGTAACAATTCAAAATCTTTGAGATCTTTCAATACCTTTCAAAATTCAATTCTTAACCAGCAATTGCAAAATCAATATGATAAACataaaaaggagaaattaaAGTTTCTTAGGTTTAGTGGTTGTTGAAGtgccttctttcttctctgcttctgtGGATTTCTTCCGGTCTTTCCTTTCCCTCTTCTTCAAAGCAGTCATGTGGGCCTTAAGAATGGTGGCATAGGATGCTTGAAATCTCTGGTGATCCTTAGCACCAACCttacaaaacaagaaagcaCTGTAACAAGTTAGTTTCGGACTAGTCTTAATGATCGCAGACCAGTATCAAATTTATACGAACTTGTGCAAGGAAGGATGAGTAGAGAGCTAAGAGAGAATGCTATCCTATATTCATTATTATCTATAATCCAGAGAGACTAGTGACAGTTAAAAACAATCTCTCCAGTAATGGGTATGTTGGTGTTTACTAAGGGATAATTCCAACGGAAACAGACATGGTTCTATATCTTGAGATATTAAGTAGAGAACATACCGAGGTAGAGACTGTTTTCTTTCCATCAGTAGCTCGAATAAGGCATCTGTATTCAATGGATTCTCCAGCTGAGCTCAGTTTCCTCTTCTGCAACTTAGACTTGAGAGATGCTGacacaagtaataaaaaaaggGTCATATAAGATAAGCTTCGAAAAGATATTTCAAGTACAACCAGATAACAAAAGTGGAGGGACAAGATAGTGTCAAGATTTACATCTTTTCAAAGTAACCCACACAGAACccttctctttgcttttctcAAACATGCTCGTGAGTTCATTGAGGAATGGATCCAATTGTAAGAGAAcctgcaaaaccaaaaaaggatgCCATCAAAAAACGCATTGAATCCTACAATGTAGCGTCAATGCTGAATCAAATCACAGCAAACACAAAAcgaagaataaaaacaaatctcacaaaaatctTCACATGTTTACAAATTCGTTATCTTGTGTTAAATGGCATAAAGATCGAGAATTTACCATTGTTAAACCTCAGATGGATTAGTTTCAGCAGAGCTTCAAAGCAATGTAAAGACTTGTTATCACTTGGATCACTGAGAGaggaaaaacaagaaaccataaACACAATGCAAGTGAAAAGCAATAGTAGATCTGATTGAATTGAACTTTGTCGATATCAATCGAATACGCAACTTAAAAATTCTAAGcacaatttgaattttttttgctcGAAGCCATTCAGATTTCTAAATCAATTCGAAGCTTCTGAACAAATCTAAGCAATAGAATTCAATGTTACAACAATTTGGAGGCGTTTAAAAACCAGATTATAGCCAACAAAACCCAGCTCAAGAACAACGAGATGTGAAGAATCAGAATTcaaactaagaagaagaaactattcAACTGACCAGAGAGAGACTAGAAGACGAATCCGTATGATCGATCTCTCCTGCTTCCACCACCGGCCGGAGGAAACAATTTATTCTTCGGTTAAAAGAAGTCGCCGCAAGTCAAAGACGAATATACCCTCGGTTCCCCGATAGAGTTATTTAAAGCTGGGCTTATTTCGATAAATAATGGGCTTTATTAGGCCCAGTTAAATTGTAAAAACCTTATTAGGGTTTTAATCGGTGTCCGTTCACCTTTCTTCGATCATCTTCGTCGACGGACACCATTGATAATCTCCAAAATTGTTCCCGTCGTAGAAACTGTGTTGCGCAGAGCTGACCTTTGTGAAGTTTAAACGCTAATTTGAGAAGGGCTTTTGAATTTCTCATAACCTAACTTTGCAGCACAACAATGGGTAAAAAAGGAGTGACTCAGAAGAGAAGTAGTAGCAAAAGCTCGAAAAGCCGCAAAGATATCGTCGAAGACCAATTCGATGACGAGATTGACGCCTGTAAGTTTCTACCCACTTGATAAAAAATtgtcctttgttttgtttcctgaAGCTTAATCGattctgatgtttttttttttttttttttttttgtgtgtgtgttcacAGTTCATAAACAGAGGGATATTGTTCCCTTGgatattaatgatgatgatactgatgattcggatgaagatgatgtgcagcctgtttttgatttaaaggtttgcttttggtttttatgtttctaggcatttgtttttttttctccaattcgTTGCAATGCCTCCCTTTTAATTTCGGTTTCTTTGGCTTTTAAATAGGGTGTGGATGATGAAagtgaagaggatgaagatacagaagacgaagatgagTCTGCTAATGGACTTACCGCTAAAAGTAAGGATGCCTTCTTATGTTAATGCTTAtcatatgttgttgttgttgcatctCTTCCGTTAATAATACGGTGTTACTAAAGTTACTCCTTTTGTTTTGAGTGCCTTATTCGTTTTCTCATTGGAATCTTAATTGTGCAGTGATTAGGCAGAAGAAATATCTAAGGCAAAAgtttggtgatggtgatgatgaaatggctgatgatgatgataaggagaaagatgaggaagaaaaaaagatcacaTGGGGTGGAAGGAGAGGCATATACCATAGTGTTGATAATGTTGATTTTGAGGTAAGAATTGTCATTGTTTGTTGATAGGCTAGTTTCCTTTTGTTATTATCTGTTCTTTCTGAAACAAACTCTACATAAGTTGCTAATCTGGTTTGGTGTGATTTTTAAGCTCCAATCAAGTGATGATGAAGACCTTAAAGCGGAAGAAGAGGAGGTGATAAGACTACGGAGAGAACAACTTGAATCCATTACAGCTGCTGATGCTGGGTTAGACGATGATAGTGAAGATGACAGCGACAGAGAATTAACCATGGAGGTGGGCTATGGGTGTTAGCGATTACTATCATGTAGTTGATTCTATCTTTGTTGCTTAGTTAACTTACACATCTTTCTGGTTTATATTTGGCAGGAAATTCCTGTCAAAGGCAAGAAGGCTACAAAATCCACCACAGATAAGAAAGAGAAGGGTGATACGGACATACATGTTGAAGAGATCAAGAAAGACATAAACTCTTTGTCAAAAAAAGAGCAAATGGAAGTAGTACTTAGGTAATTTGATGTTTTCTGTTTCTCAAATTTCCATTAGCTCAATATATCTTTATGAGATCGTGATACATATTATGTATACTAATATTCACCTGAAATGTCTTTCGTGTAGTTCTGCTCCGGAAATAGTTGGGCTTTTGTCCGAGTTGAACGATGCAGTTGAAGAGCTTGAGAGTAAGATAAATCCTGTTATGAGTAAGGTAGACCACTTTAccttccaaattttttttaatagactTCTGTATTGTCACTTTATATTACCACAGTTTGAAAGACTATATTGTTACTCCTCCAGAAAATTTATGCAATTATGTCTCCTTGCAGTTAAAGGAAGGAGAAATATCGTTGAGTGGTGGGACAAGGTACCTGGAGGTTAAGCAGATTCTGCTACTGGCCTATTGCCAATCTATAacattttatcttcttctcaaaGCTGAAGGGCAGCCCATCCGTGATCATCCAGTCCTGACCCGTATTGTAGACATCAAAGTTTTATTAGATAAGGTTCTGTGAGGTTCCCTTTTACGTTTTTAATCTCTCGACAATTTACATGTTGTACTGCTATGCTATACAAGctgtgtttattaatttatcacaGCAGCTGagctaatatattatttttgtttataattagaTGAAGAAACTTGATGGAGAGCTTCCCCCTGGATTTGAGGAGTCCCTAGCAAGAACTATTGCTACTGGAACAGTGCAAAAGGTGGTCAAAGAAGACCAGCTCGCTTCACCCGTCTCTGATTCAGTAGTTAAAATCACACAGGACATAGCCGAGGTAGAAGTTAGGATCTTACTTGCTGTCACTCGAGTTAAACTCTTATTAGTTGTTCGACAATTTCTTTTGTATTCAACCTTGCTGATCTCCATTTATCCAGCCGATGAAAATTGACAACgcgagagaagaaaagaagaaaaaaggagagaaacgCAAGCACCAGGTGAATACAAATCTAAGCATTTTCTATTCTATCAGAGAAAACTCCCCCAACCTCTTGCGTACTGGAACTTTTTTTCGTTTAACTTGAACAAATTTGCTTTCGTTGTAGCAGAATGATCAGGTTGATATGCAAAGTGAGCAAATGTTAAAACTTCGAGCTGCTCTAGAGGGAAAACTTAGAAGCAATGGAGTCCTTGGTTCTACTGTCTCAAAGTCTGATAAAGCTCAAAAACGCCAGAAATTAGCTAATAATAGgtaataacttctttttttcatcacaCTGTTAATATGGTGAATTCGGTTGTCCCTTTCTGAAGATTGTGATGTATTATTAATTTTCCAATCTCGGATGTAACCAGGAAGCTGGAGACTTTCGATGATTATGTGGATGATGGAGACAATAATAGCACACATGATGTGAAAGCTAATAAAGTCTCCAAGCTTGTGTCCACCAAACGGAAGCCCAAGGTAAAATATATCGCAGATGTGAAAGTTAAATTTGTCTTTTGCTTTTTACgctattctttttcttaaatcttttcACCTTTTTGTCTTGGAAGACTGTTTCTGGAGATGATGATTTGCCGCAAAGGGATGATATTGGAGAACGGCGTAGGAAGTTTGAGCTCAGAGTTTTGGCTGGAGCTGGTGTGAAGTCAGAGGAAGATGGCAGGAATGGAAGTGGGGAATTTGCATCAGATGAAGACAATGATCGCGATGGTTTTAATAATGACATGGTTGATAATGATAGCGAATCAGAAGATGAATTTTACAAACAAGTGAAACAGAAGCAAGAAGCTAAACGAGCTGCCAAAGCAGAGATCTATTCAAGGTAGTTATACACTACATTAACCTTTTTTTCAGATAGTTTAGTACTGTTCATTTCCATGACACGTTTTGTGTTGGTTCAGGAAACCACATTTGATTCCGTCAGCACCAGAAGACGTGGATGGAAAACGACTGATTACACCTCAGGTTACAATGTTTCCAAAGCACACAACAAACATCATCTGTTTCTCTACCTAGCACCGTAGTTTAACGTTccttttcatctctctttttttaaatcTCCACCAAAACATAGATACAAGGCAACAGAGGATTGACCCGGCAACGCAACAAGGATCGTAAAAACCCGAGAAAGAACTACCGGGTAAGACGATCTTGGATTGCTGTTTTCTGCAACGTTGGTTTCTTTGACCTGTTTGTTTGCCTTAAGatcttgaatttttgtttgtagGATAAGCACGCGAAAAAAGTCATGAGAAATAAAGGACGGATCAGAGATATCAGGAAACAAACGGGTCCATATGCAGGTGAAACTCGAGGTATCAATCCCAACACAAGCCGGAGCATCCGAATCAAGAACTAACCTCCTCTTCTATATCCCCCAATTATCTCTATTTCCATGCTTCTTTTTGCTGTTgtattatctcttcttctttttttggatcttctacttttcattttctcttcttgAAGACCATAAGCAAATCATTGCTCTGcaatttttgatgtttttgtttaaacatGTTGTCttacatttgtatttttaaggaaggaaaaaacttgttttttctaACTTCAAGGAGGCAAACTCAATATGCTTAAGAGTCAGAAGAGGTAAgtagttaataaaaatttcagcCAAATAGATTGATATAAACTCTTAAGTCTAAGCCAAATATTGTGTTCTTCTCTTCGTCCCAAATTGAGAGTGATTCCATTTACTACGATTGTGGGaaaatttttaactaatttttccCCCTTGTTTTCTAGTAATATTTTCCATACGAATACAATGTCACTATTGATCGCTAAAGGAAAAACAATGTCACTACCCAAAACCATTATAGTTCACTATAAAAGTGGGATAAAcggatttatgtaaaattagaTTGTGATcaataaattgaattaaaataaataatctagTTAGATACAACTTTAGGTGTAAAAATCTCAGATATTACACATGTGTTGtaagaaattattattaataaataaaattttgtaaaattgggcAAATACAAGAGTCTGTTGATAAAGAAAAGTACTATACGACAATATTAAAGATAAATACTTAATTACTTCGGGATTATACAATAAATTATCACCTTGACATATTTATAGCCATTATTATAATCTTTATAACGCATAGAGGAGACAAACGAAATCAAACATGGCTAAAGCACATATTTGTCTTTCTTTCATCATCTTGTTATACATCTCATCAGGTAATCTAATCATCAGTGTAAGATTATTTGCAACATCTTAAATTGATCGTAAGAATTTCAAACTTCTTTAacaatttcagttttatttacaATTACAGCAGGACGTTTCGTGAGAGTCAATGCGCAGGTACATGCTTtgagaaagaaagtaaaaggaaatcaaatttaatatcatatgatttttataacattttgaGTGTGCTTCTTTGTCGCAGAGCCAGGGAGATTGGTGTGTGGCAAAACCTGGCACGACGACCAAACAGCTTCAAAATAAGTTAGACTATGCTTGTTCGAAAATCGACTGTCAAGTCGTATCGACAGGGGGTACATGTTATTCACCAGATAATCTCTATAATATGGCTTCTGTGGCCATGAATCTTTATTACCAAGCTGAGGGAAGATACTTTGGAAATTGCAATTTCGAAGGCTCTGGTCTCATTGCCATAACCGATCCTAGTGAGTTTTTTCTTACTCTAAACAATTATGTAacttttggtttatttgatttgtgaaATCAATTcatttattggtttgtttttgcaGGCTATGGATGTTGTAAATATCAGTTTAATAAGTAAAGCATGTAAATGCTGCGTAtatgttacaaaacaaaacaaataactctagttctgatattatatatatgatatctaAAGTACTTTGGAGTCTGAATGGTTCAATTGTTAAGTATTTGAGTTTTATATCGTTGTCAAAACCATTACTAAATCTAATTTATCGGAAATCATCTTATTCAATAGCATGTGAAGACGAGTTTATAGTGGGAAGAAGGTTTGTCTTGTCCCTTAGCTGAAAAGACTGAAGTATTTTTAGTATTGTGCCTTAAATTATATTCCAAGGTTCAATTATCCATCTTTTTCATCAATCATTACTAAAACCATTTTTTCCCGAACAAgtaatctttttctttccttttttcttggaCTAACACATGATTATTTCATTCAgtcaaaccaaatcaaagtaCAAAAATGGAGATCCAAAGATACCAAAGTTTAAAAAGTTACAAAGGAAGTTATTCCCTAATACCATAAACAAGAAGATAATAGAGATATATGAATCATTCATATATCTCCTCACTAAACCAAGAACTAGGTCGATTCTTTCCAAAGTAAACCTCTTTCGTAACCGGGAAGGCTGAACAAGATTATTTGATTTTAGTAAGGGAgtaaaacagaaagaaaaaaattgaaattgtttacaaacataatacAAATCAGATTACGAACAGTGTTATGGCATCttgaatgtatatatgtttgtagGGAAATTACTTCTTAATCCAAAATCCGGATTACAACAGTCTTTCCTGTTTCTTTATTGCATACATTTTGCGTGTCTGTCCTTAAACCAATAGAGAAAGACAtcctaaaaggctaaaaccttAATCTTTTGTAGTTGGGAGATACCAGTAAGAGACATAAGATAGGATCGGAAGCCTCTTGCTCTATATATAATGGTGTTCGAGCGAATCCATATATATCctatttttgtatttcaaaagcaagatatttatttttcgggttttggtttgattttgataattttaccATTTTCAGTAAATGTTCGAATATATTGTAACTATGacaaattttgtaactttttttttttcgttttctaatTTTCTTGCCAAAGTAAGTAAGAAAAAACAGTGTAAGTTA
The Camelina sativa cultivar DH55 chromosome 6, Cs, whole genome shotgun sequence genome window above contains:
- the LOC104793302 gene encoding uncharacterized protein LOC104793302; the encoded protein is MSFTQANCFRPSYSSSRITRPNCISSVPIRSSPRFDHCPRTRFAVRATASVSTQFSPLLNHQRRRSPTVKSKQSPAVCLFGGKDKPDGSSDEISPWKAIEKAMGKKSVEDMLREQIQKKDFYDTDSGGNVPPRGGGSSGGGGNGEERPEGSGGEDGGLAGIADETLQVVLATLGFTFLYTYIITGEELVKLARDYIKFLMGKPKTVRLTRAMDGWNEFLEKMSTQKVYDEYWLEKAIINTPTWYDSPDKYRRVLRAYVGSNSDRDYVDANPDEDYVDANPDE
- the LOC104793304 gene encoding signal recognition particle 14 kDa protein; its protein translation is MVLLQLDPFLNELTSMFEKSKEKGSVWVTLKRSSLKSKLQKRKLSSAGESIEYRCLIRATDGKKTVSTSVGAKDHQRFQASYATILKAHMTALKKRERKDRKKSTEAEKKEGTSTTTKPKKL
- the LOC104793305 gene encoding something about silencing protein 10 isoform X1; the protein is MGKKGVTQKRSSSKSSKSRKDIVEDQFDDEIDAFHKQRDIVPLDINDDDTDDSDEDDVQPVFDLKGVDDESEEDEDTEDEDESANGLTAKMIRQKKYLRQKFGDGDDEMADDDDKEKDEEEKKITWGGRRGIYHSVDNVDFELQSSDDEDLKAEEEEVIRLRREQLESITAADAGLDDDSEDDSDRELTMEEIPVKGKKATKSTTDKKEKGDTDIHVEEIKKDINSLSKKEQMEVVLSSAPEIVGLLSELNDAVEELESKINPVMSKLKEGEISLSGGTRYLEVKQILLLAYCQSITFYLLLKAEGQPIRDHPVLTRIVDIKVLLDKMKKLDGELPPGFEESLARTIATGTVQKVVKEDQLASPVSDSVVKITQDIAEPMKIDNAREEKKKKGEKRKHQQNDQVDMQSEQMLKLRAALEGKLRSNGVLGSTVSKSDKAQKRQKLANNRKLETFDDYVDDGDNNSTHDVKANKVSKLVSTKRKPKTVSGDDDLPQRDDIGERRRKFELRVLAGAGVKSEEDGRNGSGEFASDEDNDRDGFNNDMVDNDSESEDEFYKQVKQKQEAKRAAKAEIYSRKPHLIPSAPEDVDGKRLITPQIQGNRGLTRQRNKDRKNPRKNYRDKHAKKVMRNKGRIRDIRKQTGPYAGETRGINPNTSRSIRIKN
- the LOC104793305 gene encoding something about silencing protein 10 isoform X2; its protein translation is MGKKGVTQKRSSSKSSKSRKDIVEDQFDDEIDAFHKQRDIVPLDINDDDTDDSDEDDVQPVFDLKGVDDESEEDEDTEDEDESANGLTAKMIRQKKYLRQKFGDGDDEMADDDDKEKDEEEKKITWGGRRGIYHSVDNVDFELQSSDDEDLKAEEEEVIRLRREQLESITAADAGLDDDSEDDSDRELTMEEIPVKGKKATKSTTDKKEKGDTDIHVEEIKKDINSLSKKEQMEVVLSSAPEIVGLLSELNDAVEELESKINPVMSKLKEGEISLSGGTRYLEVKQILLLAYCQSITFYLLLKAEGQPIRDHPVLTRIVDIKVLLDKMKKLDGELPPGFEESLARTIATGTVQKVVKEDQLASPVSDSVVKITQDIAEPMKIDNAREEKKKKGEKRKHQNDQVDMQSEQMLKLRAALEGKLRSNGVLGSTVSKSDKAQKRQKLANNRKLETFDDYVDDGDNNSTHDVKANKVSKLVSTKRKPKTVSGDDDLPQRDDIGERRRKFELRVLAGAGVKSEEDGRNGSGEFASDEDNDRDGFNNDMVDNDSESEDEFYKQVKQKQEAKRAAKAEIYSRKPHLIPSAPEDVDGKRLITPQIQGNRGLTRQRNKDRKNPRKNYRDKHAKKVMRNKGRIRDIRKQTGPYAGETRGINPNTSRSIRIKN
- the LOC104793306 gene encoding glucan endo-1,3-beta-glucosidase-like → MAKAHICLSFIILLYISSAGRFVRVNAQSQGDWCVAKPGTTTKQLQNKLDYACSKIDCQVVSTGGTCYSPDNLYNMASVAMNLYYQAEGRYFGNCNFEGSGLIAITDPSYGCCKYQFNK